Genomic DNA from Acidisoma sp. PAMC 29798:
TGCCGCGCGAGGTGATCAACAGGACCTGGAAACGTCCTTCACGTCCTGTCACGGGCAGCGCCGCATATTGCTGGAGGATTTGAGACATCTAGACATCTGACACGAGATCGCTCGCCATGCCAAATAGCAAAAGCGACATACCCGTTGAATTGCGCTCCGCGATCTTCGGATCATCGACCACAAAACTCAAGATGATCAAACGGCAAAGGTATGGGCCCGCAAACCTGGATCTGCTTCGAGCACGCCTTTGTCAGTGGGATTTCCTGGCGAGCTGCATCAAAAATTCGCAAGAGCCGAAGTCGTACCCCCATGTAAATCGGGGCTACAGCCCTGATAAGGTGCCCATCTTTGCTCCATGGGTGGGTTCTCGTAGGAGCCGAGTGGGACCCCACCCCAAGGGATAAGCCATTGCGATTTCAACATGTTATGTTAAATTCAGAGACGGTCCCGCTTCGATTCTGAAACACATGCCGCCGGTCTTCGCACTCGGCGCCCAGGATCATGCGCGCTATACGGCGGTGGGTGAGGCGGACAACTTCGTGTTGTTGTTCCGGAACCCTGAATGGGATGGAATCGGTCTTTGATCGATCGGCATTCCCATCTGATCGTCATGGCTTACGAAGGCATGCCAGCCACGTCTCGCCTTCGGGACGGGAGGAAGACGTAGATTCTATGCCTTCGCATAGCATGACGATTTTCTGCGCGTAGCGCCGCTACTGCGCCAGGAAGCCGCCGTCGACGGCGAGCGTGTGGCCAGTGATCATGCCGGCAGCGGGGCTGGCGAGGAAGGCGATGGCGTAGGCGACGTCCTCCGCTTCCGCGAGGCGACCGAGGGGCGTGACGGCCTGGATGCGGGCCATGAGTTCGGGGCTTTCCTCAAGCTGGCCGATGAAACCCGTGCGCGTCCAGATGGGTGCGACGGCGTTGACGCGGACGTTGTGGGGCGCCCACTCGACGGCGAGTGCGCGCGTCATGTTCACGATGGCGCCTTTGGTGGTCTGGTAGGAAATGTTCGGATAAAGGCCACCGCCGGACAAGCCCATGATCGATGCGGTGTTGACGATGACGCCCCCTGCCCCACCCCGGATCATGAGGGTGGCCGCCGCCCGCGCGCAGAGGAAGGCGCCGGTCATGTTGACGGCGACCACCGCATCCCAATCCGCGAGGGAGAGCTCAAGCGACGGTTTGCGGATCGCGCGGCCGGCGTTGTTGATGAGGATATCGAGCCGGCCTACCTTTGCGTCGATTTGCGCGAAGGCGGCGTCGACGCTCGCTTCCTTCGCGACATCCAACTCAAGGCCGAAGGCGACGTCCGGCCCGATAGCCGTTGCGGCCTCAATCGCCGCCGCTCCGTCCCGGTCCGTGACGACGACACGGCAGCCCATGGTGACGAGGAGTTTCGCGGCAGCAAGGCCGATGCCGTTGGCGCCGCCGGTGACGGCCGCAACGAGACCGTCTGCCCGAAAGGGCGCAGGAATCGGCTTATCCGTCATTGCGCCAGATAGCCGCCGTCGACAGGCAGGACGACGCCGGTGACGAAGGACGCTTCATCGGAGGCCAGGAACAGGATCACGCGCGCAACCTCCTCCGGCTGGCCGAGGCGGCCGATGGGGTGCATCGCCTTGACGCCGGCAATATAGGCTTCTGACAGCTTCTTCACCGCTTCCGTCGCGATGGTGCCCGGTGCCACGGCATTGACGCGGATATTGCGCGAAGCCAGTTCGACCGCGAGATGCTTGGTGATGCCGGAGGCGACGAATTTCGCCGGGCCGTAGACCGCCTGGCTCTTCTGCCCGGCCTCGCCGGAGATGGAGGAAAGGCAGACGATCGATCCACCGCCGGAGGCGAGCATCGCCTCGGCTGCGTATTTGCAGGTCAGGAACATGCCGCGCCCATCGATCGCCATGACATGGTCGAAGTCTTCCGCCGTGGCCGTCAGCAGGTCAAGTTCGGGAATGATGCCGGCATTGGCGACGAGGATGTCGATGCGGCCATACGCCTCCACCGAGGCCGCGACCATGGCGCGGGCGTCCTCCGTTTTGGAAACATCGCCGACGACGGTGCGGACATCGGCGCCGGAGGCTGCGAGGGTGGCACGCAATTCCTCCAAGCGTGCCGCGTCGATATCGTTAATGATGAGCCGTGCACCTTCGGCCGCGAATAGCACGGCGGTCGCGCGGCCGATGCCGTTGGAGGCGCCGGTGACGAGTGCTGCCTTGTTCTTCAGGCGGCCGAGACCGGGGGAAACCTTATCTGCGCACATGGTCTTGGATTCCCCGTTAGGATTTGCGACGTTTTTGGTTGAGGCTGTCGATCAGCACGGCGCCGAAGATGACGGCACCCTGGATGAACTGCACCCAGAAGGGCTGAACGTTCTTGAGCGTCAGGCCGTTGTTGATCAGGCCGATGATGAGCACGCCCAGCAGCGTGCCGAGAATGCTGCCCTTGCCGCCGAAGAGCGACGCGCCGCCAATGACGACGGCGGCGATGGCGTTGAGTTCGAGGCCAGTGGCCGCGATCGGCTGCGCGCTATCGAGCCGCCCGGCCAGGATGACGCCGCCGAGCCCCGCGCAGGCGCCGCTGATGATGTAGACGATGGAGAGTGTGCGGATGACGGGAATGCCCGCCAACCGCGCTGCATCGCGGTTGCCGCCGACGGCGTAGACCTCCGCGCCGAAGACGCTGCGCGCCAGCACAAGACCCGCCACGAGGAAGAGTCCGAGCGTGATGAGGGCCGCGACCGGAAACGGCCCGATATTGCCGCCGCCGATATTGTCGAACGCGTCCGGGAAGGAAAAGATCGTGTTGCCGTTGGTGACGATGAAGGCGAGACCGCGCGCCATAGCCAGTACCGCGAGGCTGACGATAAAGGGGCTCATGTTCAAGGTCGTCACCGCGAAGGCGATGAAGCCGCCGGACAGGGCGCCGATGCCGATGCCGATGAGCACGGCAATCGGCACGGGCACATGCGCATTCAACGCAAGGCCCGCCATGACGCCCGTGAAGGCCACGACCGAACCGACTGAAAGGTCGATGCCGCCGGTGACGATGACGAAAGTCTCGCCCACCGCGACGATGCCGATCAGCGAGCTGGCGAGCAGGATGGAGAGCAGATTGGCCGAGGTCAGGAACGAAGGCGTCGTGATCGCGAGATAGAGGGAGATCGCCACGAAACCCACGACAATGGTGAGTTCATTGACCGCGCGGGTGAGCGAGGTCAGCCCGAAGCGGCGGTTGGGGGTGTCGGGCGTTTGCGCGGATGTCATCGGAAGCCTTCTGTTCTGGAGCCGTTCGCTAGCCGAGGGCCGCGAGCTGCATGATCCGCTCCTGGCTGAATTCCGCCTTCGGCACGGCGCCGACGAGGCGACCGGCGCGCATGACGAGAATCCGGTCGCAGACACCGAGCAACTCGATCATGTCCGAGGACACGACCAGGATCGCAGCGCCCTGCTCGGCCAGTTCATTGATGAGACGGTAGACCTCGACCTTCGCGCCGACATCGATGCCGCGCGTCGGTTCGTCGAGGAGAAAGACCTTTGGATGCGTGGTCAGCGCCCGGCCGAGCACGACCTTCTGCTGATTGCCACCGGAGAGTGACTGCACGCGCTGGCGGATGCTCGGCGTGCGGATGCGGAGGTCCGCGACCGACTTTTCGGCCAGCTTGTCGATACGGCCCTGGGCAAGAATGGTCCGTAACCAGGAGAGTTTCGTGAGCGTCGACAATGCGACATTGCTGCGGACTGTAAAGGGCATCACCAGGCCCTCCCCTTTCCGGTCCTCGGGCACGAGCGCAACGCCGGCGGCGATGGCGTCGCGCGGGGAGCGGATGCGGGCTTCGCGTGACAGAACGCGGACGCGGCCTTTGGTCGTTGCGAGGGCGCCGTAGATGGTCTTGAGCACCTCCGTCCGGCCGGCGCCGATCAGGCCGCCGAGACCGACGACCTCGCCGGCACGGACCTCGAAGGAGACATCCTCGAAGCGGCCTTCGGAGGTAAGGTTTTCCACTTCCAGCAGCACCTTCCCGAGGGTGGCAACCCGGGCGGGAAAGAGCGCGTCGATCGGCCGGTTGACCATCGCCTGGATGAGGTTCGCCTCGGTCCAATCCTTGGCCGGGCGGGTCTCGACGGCCGCACCATCCCGCAGGACGGTCACGCGGTCGCAGATTTCGAAGACCTCTTCAAGATGATGGCTGATGAAGACGAGGCCGACGCCCGCGTCCCGCAAGGTCTTGATGGTCGCGAAGAGGATACGCTGCTCGGCCGTGGTCAGCGTCGCGGTCGGCTCGTCCATGACGATGACCCGCGCTTCCCGCGACAAGGCGCGGGCGATTTCCACGAGTTGCTGCTGGGCGATACCGAGATGGCGCACGCGGGTCTGCGGCGCGATGGCGAGGCCGACACGCTCCAGCAGCCGCTTGGCGTCGCGGTTCAGCGCCGCGCGACGCACGCCGCCCAGGCGGCCGCTGGGCAAATTACCGAGGAAGATGTTCTCGGCGACCGACCGATCAGGAATCAGGCTGAGTTCCTGGTGGATGACGATGATGCCGGCGTCGAGCGCATCGCGCGGATTGCGCGGTACGAAGGGCACACCTTCCAGACGCAGATTGCCTGCGTCCGCCGGGAACACGCCCGCCAGGATCTTCATGAGCGTGGACTTGCCGGCGCCATTCTCACCGACGATGCCCAGTACCTCCCCCTTGTCGAGGAAGATGCTAACATCGGACAGTGCCTTGACGCCGGGAAATCCCTTGGAGATGTCTTGCATCTCCAGAAGACGTAACACGATGCTACGAGCCCTGTGTGAGGCGGTTCCGGATCACTGGCTGACCTGATCGCCCCAGAGGCCGTAGGCCTTGGCTTCCGGGCTATCGATATTGGCCTTGGTCAGCAGCATATGCGGCCAGAACTGATGCGCCGGGATGCTCGCCTTGTCGCCGTGCAGATAGGCTTCGACATAGGCGACCGACTGTTCGGCCATTGTGAGTGGGTTCTGCGACATCGTAGCGTCCATCTGGCCCTTACGGATCAGCGTCAGCCCCTGCTCGGTGCCGTCGATGCCGATAACGACGATGTGCTTGGGGTTGCCGATGGGCACGAAGCGGTTGGCCTGATGGATGGCGCGAACGGCGCCGACGGCGTTGTCGTCATTGCCGTTGAAAATCGCATCGATATCGTTGTGCGCGGCGAGAAGTTGCGTGGTGATGTTGAAGCCCTTGTCGGCGTCGAAGTCGGCGGCCTGGCGGGAGACGAGCTTGAGGTCGGGGTTAGTCTTCTGTAGCAACTCGAACTCGGTCGCGAAGCCTTTCTCGCGCTCGTCGCCGGCAGTGGTGCCGAGCAGGCCTTCGAGATCGACGACATTGCCCTTGATCGAGCCATACCGCTGCTTGAGCTGCGCCGCGATGAAGTCAGCACCCTCCTTGCCGAGCGCCTCGTTGTCGGTCTCGAGGAAGTTCACCTGGCAGCCGCCGCAGGCAGCGCCGCGATCGAGCGTGAAGACGGGGATGCCTTTCTTATTGGCTTCCTTGACAACCGGCACGATGGAGTTCGCGTTGATCGGATTGAGGATCAGGGCCGCGACATGCTGGTTAATGAGGTCGGTGACCTGGTTGGTCTGCGTATTCGCATCGCCATTCGCGCTGGTGTTGATGAGATGAAGGTTGGGATGCTTCGCGATCCCCGCCTTCACGCCCGCCGTCATGCCCTGAAAGAAGGGGTTGGCGAGAGTCGCGACGCTGAGGCCGATGGTGTAGTCGGCGGCATGTGCGGCCGGTATGGCGAATGCAAGACAGGAGACGGACAGCGCCGCCGCAAGCTTTTGTTTGAACGTCATCATGGCATTTCCCCTAGGCATTGACTTTTGTTTTTCTAATGCAGGCTTTGATAGCTTAGACAGCACCTTACGGCACCGTCAACGTCGCCTCATGGCCGCATAGCGCCCGCCGTATTCAGATAGAGTGAATAGACGGATGTGCTGGCCGTCATGAAGAGTCGATCGCCTTTCTTGCCGCCGAAACACAAGTTCGCGCAGCGTTCCGGCAAATGGATTTTCCCAATCAAGTCGCCGTCGGGCGCGTAGCAGCGTACGCCGTCTTCCGCCGGATCCGCCCAACCGGTCAGCGGCCCGAGCGGCAGGGATGCGGGGTTGCCGAAGGAATGGCCGGTCATCTAGTGGGCTCTCGTCTGCGTGGCATTGTGTTTGACGAAAGCCTCGATCACGCCATTGAAGTCAACGTCGTGCGTGAAGCCGAGACGGTGCGCGAGATCCGCGGAAAAATCTCCGGGCCAGGAATTGACGATGTTTTCCACCCTCGGGTCTGGCCGCATATGGACGCGGTCTGCGACGGCGTCTCCGCCGACGACGCGCAGCGCGCGCAGCATCTCGGCGACCGTGATGGACAGGCCGGGCATGTTGATGACACGGTCGCCGCCAAGGTCAGACGCCGGCAATTCGTGGCCGTGCAGGATGTTCTGGATGGCCTGCTCCGGCGACATCAGCCACAGCACGGTGTCGGGCGAAACCGGGCAATCGGCGTCCAAGCCGTTGAGTGGTTCGCGGATGATGCCGCTCGCGAAACTCGGCGCGGCGCTATTGGGCTCTCCCGGACGCACGACGATGGTCGGCATCCGCAGGCTGCGGCCGTCGAGGTAACCCCGCCTGCTGTAGTCGGCGAGCAGCAGATCATTGATCGCTTTCTGAGTTCCGTAGGAGCTTTGCGGCTTCCACACGTAGCTGTCCGGCACGACGGCCGGCATGGAACCGCCGAAGACCGCGACAGAACTGGTGATGACGAGCTTGGCGCCGGGAGCGGCGTTTCGGATCCGCTCCATCACCACGCGCGTCGCATCGACGTTGATGCGCATGCCGAGATCAAAATCCTGCTCGGCCTGACCGGAGACGATGGCGGCGAGATGCACAACGCTTGATGTGTCACCGTCGATCAGCTTTGCGATCTGCGCGGGGTCGCTGACATCGCCGGTTACGGCAATGACACGCTCATCCTGAAAGCCGCTCGGCTCCGCCCTGTCGAAGGCGAAGATCTGCGTAATCGGACCCGACACGCCGTCGGAGCCGGTCAAATGGCCACGCTTCAGAACGGCGGCGATGAGCCGCTGCCCAAGAAGGCCGGCGGCTCCGGTAACGACAAGACGCATCCCAATTTTCTCCGAACCGGTCTATGTCGCCTTCAAGCTGTATAACACCTTTACCGGCTTCGCGGATGAGCGCAAGGCAAATTTTACTGCTCTAGCAAAGCAGCTATGGTCGCCCGACAGCGGAGGATGGACATGGCCAAGAGCCCTCGCAGCCGGACTGATCACCTCACCGAGGCGCTGCGCGCGCGGATCGGGCGGGGATTGTTTCCAGTCGGCTCGAAGCTGCCGTCCGAGCAGGCGATTGGGCTGAAGTTCCAGGTCAGCCGCACCGTTGTGCGCGAAGCGGTGACGCGGCTGAAGGCGGACGGGCTGATCGAGACCCGCAAGGGTACCGCCGCGCGTGTAAGGGCCGCGAGCCCGACCTCCGACAGTGGCGTTTCCTTGCCGCGGTCGATCGACGGCCTTTTGGGCTTCCTGGAGGTACGGCGGCCAATCGAGGCGGAGATGGCGGCGCTGGCGGCGGAGCGGCGGACGGAGGCACAATGTGCGGCCATCGAAGCGGCCCTGCTTGCCATTGATCGCGCCCAGCAGGAATCGGGCACGGGCGTCGAAGAGGATTTGCAGCTTCATCTCGCGATCGGCCGTGCGACGTCCAACGCCTATTGGAACCAGTTCGTGGGTCTCTTTGCGGAGCCGATGCGCGCGGCGATCCGGCTGACGCGGGCGAACGAGGCGCGGCGCGTCGATTTCGCCTCAGCGGTGGCGGTGGAGCATCAGCGTATCTATGAGGCGATCCTGGAGCAGAATTCGGACGCGGCGCGGGCAGCGGCGCATCGCCATGTCGAAAACGCGGCGACGCGCGTGCTGCTCGCCGATCGGGAGTTCTGGCAGGAAGAGGGTGGCGCGTTGGCGGAGGATTGGGCGGCGCAGGACCGAATCGATTGAGCCGTCACACCGCCAGATGCGCGTGCCGCCTGCGATAATCGGCGGGCGTCACGCCGACCTGACGCACGAAGGCGCGTCGCAGAGTGTCCGCGTCGGTGAAGCCACAATGGGCCGCGACCTGCTTTGGGGTTTCGCGCCCTTCCTCCAGCAGCCGCCGCGCGACGGCGATGCGCGTCGTTTCGACCCAGACGGCGGGCGTGACGCCAAGTTCGCTCCGAAACAGCCGCGCGAAATGGCGCGGACTGAGACCCATGCGATAGGCGAGAGCGGCGACGCTGTGGTCGGCCGCCGGGTTGGCGGCGACCCAGCGCTGTACTTCCTGCAGGGCCGAGCGCCCGACCGGCGCCGCTTCCTCCTTGCGACTGAACTGCATCTGGCCGCCGGGCCGTTTGAAGAACATGACGAGTTGGCCAGCGACCTTCATGGCAATGTCGCGGCCGACATCCTCCTCGACAAGGGCGAGCGCCAGATCGAGCCCGGCGGTCACGCCGGCGGCGGTGCGGAGACGGCCGTCCCTGACATGGATCGCGTCTTCTTCGACTGTGACGGCGGGGTATCGTCGGGAAAGTTCCGCGGCGACGGCCCAATGCGTCGTCACGCGCCGCCCGTCGAGCAGGCCAGTTTCCGCGAGCAGGAAGGCGCCAGCGCAGACCGAACCGTAGCGCCGCGTTGCGGGCGCGGTGCTGCGTAGCCAGTCCACGACGGTGGCATCGGGCGTGACGACGGCGGCATGCGGGCCGCCGGCGACGAGGAGCGTGTCGATCTTCTCGGCCAGCGGATCGCCGATAACGTAATCGGGCACCAGCCGCGTCGAGGACGAGCTGCGGATATAGCCGGGCGCGCTTGCCACGATGAGAAGACGGTACACGCCCCTGCCCGCCTGCACGTTCGCCTCAGCGAAGACGTCGACCGGGCCCGAAACGTCAAGCAACTGGACGTCCGGCATGGCAACGATGGCGATGGTCCTGGCCATAGGCTTCCCGGCGTCTGGATCGGCGTCACTTTGGCAGATATCGTCGGATCACGTCAATTGCTGCCGGAACCGGGCGCGGTTAGATTCTGGTTCAGCTAAATTCATCGGAGAGACGGACATGTCGTTGATTATAGAAGGCGTCAGCATCCCGGACAGCGGGCTGGCGCGCGCCATCACGGAGGTAGTGAGGGATACGGAATCGCCGCTGCTGTTCCATCATTCCAGCCGTGTCTTCTACTGGGGTGCGCTGTCCGGAAAACATCGGGGCCTAGCCTTCGATCTGGAGCTTCTTTATGCGGGCGCAATGTTTCATGACATGGGGTTGGTGCATCAGCACAGCAGCCATGACGAGCGGTTCGAGGTGGATGGCGCGAATGCGGCGCGGGACTTCCTACGTGGCTACGGGATTGCTCAGTCCGACATTGACACCGTCTGGACGGCCATCGCCCTGCATACGACGCCGGGTATTCCCAAGCACATGCACCCCGTCGTCGCCCTCGTCACCGCCGGCGTCGAGATGGATGTGCTCGGCCTGACCTATCCTGAGTATGACGAGGCCGAACGCCATGCGGTGGTCCATGCCCATCCGCGCACGACGCATTTCAAGGAGCACATCATCCAGGCGTTCTACGACGGCATCAAGCATAAGCCGGACACGACGTTCGGCAATGTGAAAGCCGACGTCATCGCCGACAAGGAGCCGACGTTCAAGCGCGGCAATTTCTGCAGCGTGATCCGCGGGTCGGCCTGGGCGGGGTGAGGCGCCCGGCTCTGGTGCAAAGATTCTCTGGCGTGGCATTGTCTTGCGTCGCGGTTGAGGCAAGGTGGAACGGTGGCTAGTGTCTGGGCTTGGACACGCTGTTTAAGGGTCGGCATTGTGATCGAGAGATCATCATCCTATGCGTTCGTTGTTATCTCCGCTTCAAGCTTAGCTTTCGCGACCTAGGTAGTTGAGATGATGGCAGAGCGTGGGCTGCCGCTGGCGCACACCACGATCATGCGTTGGGTGCGGCACTACGCGCCGGGTTCCAGCGCTGCCATTCAAGTTGCTGATCGCTGGCACCTGATGGAGAACGCCAGCGCCGCATTCCTGGACACGGTGCGCCTGTCGATGCGCGCCGTCCGACATGCCTTGGGCGCGGCGACGATTGATCCGGCCCTGCTGACCGCAGCCGAACGGCTCCAGTATGAGGGTTTTCTGCGGCGCGAGGACACCCTGCGGCAGATCCTGGAGCTCAAAAAGGCCGGGTCCTCGATCAAAGAAATCGTTCGTCGCACGCGGCATAGCCGCAAGCTGGTGCGCCAGACCCTCCGGGGTGGCCACGGTGACGTCTTCCGTATTCGTCAAAGCTCCCTGGAGCCTTACCTGCCTGTGATGGATGTCGAGTGGGCGTCGGGCTGTCGCAATGGCGCCGAACTCTGGCGCAGGCTCGTGGATCAGGGCTTTCGCGGGTCGCTGCGCGTCGTCAGCGAATGGACAACCCGGCGTCGGCGCGCGGATCAGATGCAGGTACAGGGCCTCCGGAAGGCGCCCTCTGCCCGCACCTTGGCCCGATTGATGGGCATAGGGCGCGATCACCTGACCAAGGCAGACACCGTCATTGTTGCCGCCGTCGAGGCGGGAGTACCGTGAGCGTCCGGTGAGCTGGTTTTGTTTAGGTGCGAAATTAGCACAAGTTACGTCACAGATGATTCATTTGTGACGTAACAGGGTACGAATGGCCAAGGTTGAGATCCTGACGGGCGCCGAGCGACAACGTCGATGGTCGACAGAACTGAAGCTTTCGATATTGCAGGAAGCATTTTGCGCAGATGGCACCGTTTCTGATGTTGCGCGCCGGCACGACGTTCTTCCGCAGCAGATATACGCATGGCGAAGGAAGTTCTCGCGGCCCAAATTAAAGTCTCCGGAAATCGCATCGTTCATCCCCGTTTCGCTCATCGGAGCGTTGGAAAGCTCCAGCGAGGGCTCCAAGCGAAGTGGTGGCCGGTCGAGATGCAAAGACGTTGAGATCGTCCTGAAGAATGGTCGCCTACTCAGAATTGCAGCGGACATGGATCTCGAGGTGCTGTCGTCGCTTGTTGCTTGTGTGGAGGCAGCATGATCGGACTTTCTGGGAATGTGCCGGTTTATCTGGCCTGCGGCGTGACCGATATGCGGCGTGGCATTGATGGGCTTTCTGCGATGGTCAAGGCGGTGATGAATGAAGCGCCGGGGTCCGGCGCCGTCTTTGGCTTCCGCGGGAAACGTGCTGATCGGATCAAGCTTTTGTGGTGGGATGGCCAAGGCTTCTGCCTGTTCTACAAGGTTCTTGAGCGTGGATATTTTCCTTGGCCGACGGCTAAAGACGGCGTTGCCCATCTGACGCAGGCTCAGATGTCCATGCTTATTGAAGGGATCGATTGGCGTCGTCCGGCATGGACTTCGGCTCCCGCTCGAACCGGATGAAGCCTTATTTGCGGGGAAATCCAGCCAAAATACTGGTACTCCAAGTGCAAATCGGCTAGGTTTGCGGGCATGGAAACGACGCCGCTGGACAGTCAGCCCGAGCTATTAGCATTGCGCATGCTCGTCGCTGATCTGGCGGCGAAACTCAGCGAGCAAGAAGCTGAAGTCAGCAAGCGCGACTCAATTATTGGGCTTCTGCGCGCACAGTTGGAACTGCTCCGTCATCGGCAGCACGGCGCGTCTTCGGAGAAAATAGACCGGCAGATCGAGCAGTTCGAACTGATGCTAGAGGAGATCGAGGCTTCCCGCGCCGAGGGTGAGGCGCGTTCTGGAAAGCTCCCTTTGCCGGAGCTGGACGGCGCATCCGAGAAGCCGAAGCGCAAACCATTGCCCGACGGCCTTCTAACGGAAGAGCGGGTCTATGCAGCACTGAGCTGCTGCCGGTTTGGTGGACACCGAGATTAAGGTGTTTCGCGAGATTGGAGGATGCAAATGACGCGACGACAGTTCAGCCGGGAGTTCAAGCTGGAGGCGGTCCGGCTAGTTAATGAACGTGGGATTTCATTGGTGCAGGCCAGCCGGGACCTGGATGTGGGCGAAAGCATTCTGCGACGATGGATCAAGGAGGTTACCTCGGATCCTGGGCAGGCATTTCCGGGCCAGGGCCAGCTCAAGCCGGATCAGCAGGAGATAGATCGTCTGCGGCGTGAGGTCGCAAAGCTCAAGGCGGAGCGCGATATCCTAAAAAAAGCCGCGGCCTACTTCGCGAGGGAGTCGATATGAAATTCGGCTTCGTGGCGAAGCATCGAGGGATTTGGCCGGTGCGGTGGCTTTGCGAGGCGCTCGGTGTCTCACGCAGTGGATTCCACGCCTGGCTCACCCGATCGCCCAGCGCTCGGGCACGCAGCGACGAAATTCTCGGCGCGCACGTCAAGGCCAGCTTCGTCGGCAGCGACCGGACCTATGGCGCCCGGCGCGTCTGGCATGACGTCCTGGCCGAGGGTGACGTGTGTGGCTTGCACCGCATTGAGCGGCTCATGCGCGAGCAAGCCTTACGGGCCCGACCGCGCCGCAGAGGCCTGCCATCCGACAAGGGCGAGCGGAACGAGGCGGCTGCCAACGTGCTGGACCGCCAATTCGTAGCTACAGCACCGAACCAGAAGTGGATCGCCGACTTCACCTATCTTTGGACGGCAGAAGGTTGGCTCTACGTGGCTGCCGTCATTGACCTTTTCTCGCGTCGTGTCGTGGGCTGGTCGATGAGCGTCACGATGACAGCTCAGTTGGTGGCCGACGCGTTAATGATGGCGATCTGGCGCCGCGGCAAACCAGATGCGTTGATGCATCATTCGGACCAGGGAAGCCAATACAGCAGTGAACAGTTCCAGAAGCTCTTGGCAGATCATAACGTTAGTTGCAGCATGAGTCGGTCAGGGAATGTCTGGGACAATGCGGCAATGGAGAGCTTCTTCTCCTCGCTGAAAACTGAGCGAACAGCCCGCAAGGTATATCGCACGAGGGACCAGGCTCGAGCCGACGTATTCGACTACATCGAACGGTTCTATAATTTACGCCGACGCCACTCGACCATCGGCTATCTCAGCCCTATGGAATTCGAGCGGAACAAAGCGTCAGGCTAAGGTGCGTGTCCACCAAACCGGCAGCAGCTCAATGGCCGCGATCCGGGCCGCCATCATCGAGCCCTGGTCGAACGGCCAAACCGAAGGTCAGATCACCAAGCTCAAGCTCGTGAAGCGCCAGATGTATGGCCGCGCAAATCTCGATCTGCTCGAAGCACGGCTGATCGGCGCTGCATGACACTGTCCATCAGCGAAATTGCGTCAGAGCCCCACTTGGGAGCCGATGCACAGCTTGACGAGTACGTTGGCCGTTTTGTGCACCGTGCAGCGCTGATGCCGGTAAGCGTCGGCCAATGGCCGCGGTCGTAGCGGTTTGATCGGCTTCAGCGTTGGATTATGGTTTCCATCGCCATGGCAGAAGCTCATCGATCCTGTGAATAGGATGGTCGGCGATCCTTCCGATGATATCGGTTAAATAGGCCTGAGGGTTGATGCCGTTCATCTTGGCCGTCTCGACGATCGTGTACATGCAGGCGGCGCGCTGTCCGCCAGCGTCAGAGCCGCAGAACAGGTAATTCTTTCTTCCGAGGACCGGAGGTTTCATGGCGCGTTCAGCGGCGTTATTGCTGATCTCGAGCCTGCCATCCGTGACGTAGCGGGTCAGCGCTTTCCAGCGTGACAGGGTGTAGCGGATTGCCTCGGCGAGAGAGCTCTTGCCGCTGATCCGGAGGAGCTCTGTTTCGAGGAATTGCTTGAGCTGCTCCAACAGTGGCTCGGCGTGTTCTCGCCTTGCGAAGGCGCGCTGGTCGGGCGGCTTTCCGCGGATGTGCCCTTCGACGGCGAACAGAGCCGCGATCCGGTGAAGAGCTTCAAGGGCGATCGGCGACCCCGTTTGATGGTGCACGTCGTAGAAGTGCCGCCGGGCATGG
This window encodes:
- a CDS encoding transposase; translated protein: MSALWNSSGTKRQAKVRVHQTGSSSMAAIRAAIIEPWSNGQTEGQITKLKLVKRQMYGRANLDLLEARLIGAA
- a CDS encoding IS3 family transposase (programmed frameshift), yielding MTRRQFSREFKLEAVRLVNERGISLVQASRDLDVGESILRRWIKEVTSDPGQAFPGQGQLKPDQQEIDRLRREVAKLKAERDILKKGRGLLREGVDMKFGFVAKHRGIWPVRWLCEALGVSRSGFHAWLTRSPSARARSDEILGAHVKASFVGSDRTYGARRVWHDVLAEGDVCGLHRIERLMREQALRARPRRRGLPSDKGERNEAAANVLDRQFVATAPNQKWIADFTYLWTAEGWLYVAAVIDLFSRRVVGWSMSVTMTAQLVADALMMAIWRRGKPDALMHHSDQGSQYSSEQFQKLLADHNVSCSMSRSGNVWDNAAMESFFSSLKTERTARKVYRTRDQARADVFDYIERFYNLRRRHSTIGYLSPMEFERNKASG